One genomic segment of Aquipluma nitroreducens includes these proteins:
- a CDS encoding aminopeptidase P family protein, which translates to MFQAEVYIQRRKILCEKIGSGLILFWGNDESPMNYADNTYHFRQHSSFLYYFGIDFPSLAAVIDIDNQHEVVFGDDYTIDDIVWMGPQPTIAERAKLSGIEETHPMVKLYTILKEAQASRKEIHFLPPYRPENKIKLLRFLNIRPDQINLNASSELVKAVISQREIKSTLEISEIEKAVDLSVDMHTAAMRFAKPGMTEAQVAAKVYEVALAQDCNIAFPIIATINGQTLHNHSHHNILKEGDLFLVDAGAESQMHYAGDLSSTFPVSKNFTEVQKQIYLASLKAHRAAVEAIAPGINFREVHFAACRSIVTSMKELGLMKGDVDEAVSQGAHALFFPCGTGHMMGLDVHDMEDLGEVWVGYGGEPKSTQFGLKSLRFAKTLRPGHVFTIEPGIYFIPELIDLWKSEGKFSDFLNWNEIEKFRHFGGVRNEENFVVTENGYKILGKAKPKTIDEVEALRN; encoded by the coding sequence ATGTTTCAAGCAGAAGTTTACATTCAAAGAAGAAAGATTCTTTGCGAAAAGATTGGTTCCGGATTGATCCTCTTTTGGGGAAACGATGAAAGTCCGATGAATTATGCAGATAACACTTATCACTTCAGGCAACATAGTTCATTCTTATATTATTTTGGTATAGATTTTCCTTCTCTTGCGGCTGTAATTGATATTGATAATCAGCATGAAGTTGTATTTGGGGATGACTATACCATTGACGATATTGTGTGGATGGGACCCCAACCTACCATTGCCGAACGTGCGAAGCTTTCAGGAATTGAAGAAACGCACCCCATGGTAAAACTTTATACGATTCTTAAAGAAGCTCAGGCTTCGCGTAAAGAAATCCATTTTCTGCCGCCATACCGACCTGAGAATAAAATAAAATTGTTACGCTTTCTGAATATTCGTCCCGACCAGATTAATCTTAATGCTTCGTCTGAATTGGTAAAAGCCGTGATCAGCCAGCGGGAAATTAAATCGACACTAGAGATTTCTGAAATAGAGAAAGCAGTTGATTTATCGGTTGATATGCACACTGCTGCAATGAGGTTTGCCAAGCCAGGTATGACTGAGGCTCAGGTAGCAGCTAAAGTTTATGAAGTCGCTTTGGCTCAGGATTGCAATATTGCGTTCCCAATAATTGCCACCATTAATGGTCAGACTTTGCACAACCATTCGCATCACAACATTTTGAAAGAAGGTGATTTGTTTTTAGTCGATGCCGGTGCCGAATCTCAAATGCACTATGCAGGTGATCTTTCGAGTACTTTCCCGGTGAGTAAAAATTTTACCGAAGTTCAGAAACAGATTTATCTTGCCAGCTTGAAAGCTCATCGGGCTGCAGTTGAGGCGATTGCTCCCGGAATCAATTTCAGGGAAGTTCATTTTGCCGCTTGTCGCTCCATTGTCACATCAATGAAAGAATTGGGACTAATGAAAGGTGATGTTGATGAAGCCGTATCTCAAGGTGCACATGCATTATTTTTCCCTTGTGGAACTGGGCACATGATGGGGCTTGATGTTCACGATATGGAAGACTTGGGCGAAGTGTGGGTTGGTTATGGTGGAGAACCCAAAAGCACTCAGTTTGGACTGAAATCGCTTCGCTTCGCTAAAACACTTCGTCCCGGACATGTTTTTACCATTGAACCGGGAATCTATTTTATTCCTGAATTAATTGATTTGTGGAAATCGGAAGGAAAGTTCAGTGATTTTTTGAACTGGAATGAGATTGAGAAATTCCGTCATTTTGGAGGAGTTCGTAACGAAGAAAATTTTGTGGTTACTGAAAATGGATATAAAATACTTGGAAAAGCAAAACCAAAAACGATTGATGAGGTTGAGGCCCTAAGGAACTAG
- a CDS encoding DUF4395 domain-containing protein gives MQNLVCPISDQRVNEQITRLNAMLVIGIIVLAFVLNSLSLFVFLMADFFIRAFTNLKFSPISFASHSLSNALNLPIRMIDKAPKIFAARLGFLMTLAMFLLFIFSFKITAIAVAAILIFFASLEFFLAICAGCLIYTYLILPFYKK, from the coding sequence ATGCAGAATTTAGTTTGTCCCATATCAGATCAGCGCGTGAATGAGCAAATCACACGTTTAAATGCCATGCTTGTTATCGGAATTATTGTATTGGCTTTTGTGTTGAACTCATTATCCCTGTTCGTTTTCCTGATGGCAGATTTTTTCATCCGGGCTTTTACCAATCTAAAATTTAGTCCAATTAGTTTTGCAAGCCATTCGTTGAGCAACGCCCTCAATTTACCTATTCGAATGATTGATAAGGCGCCTAAAATATTTGCCGCACGGTTGGGCTTTTTGATGACATTGGCAATGTTCCTTTTATTTATTTTCAGCTTTAAAATTACAGCTATTGCTGTGGCTGCAATACTGATATTTTTTGCGAGTCTTGAGTTCTTTTTGGCTATTTGCGCGGGTTGTTTGATTTACACTTACCTGATTCTCCCTTTCTACAAAAAATAA
- a CDS encoding Ig-like domain-containing protein, translated as MKNNLFTIVLILGSTICAVGQTEKSVNNINGGMPNRISMNVTVAKQTQGATFGEKVNAGLQAAGGAYVIFPNKQAFLITRNKVSEMTSSEVAKVNAGLHAAGSAVAQGASLVGGALPGGAVISAAVSKADGGRPIWEVKNVSDGFLLPSNLTDGEYTLTIVVEKATSGLKDTLKTQVRLGIKVEGRTYKVISAGV; from the coding sequence ATGAAAAACAATCTTTTTACAATCGTTTTGATTTTGGGCTCGACAATTTGTGCTGTAGGGCAAACCGAAAAATCGGTAAATAATATCAATGGCGGCATGCCCAACCGGATTTCGATGAATGTAACTGTAGCTAAACAAACGCAAGGCGCAACTTTTGGCGAAAAAGTCAATGCCGGTCTTCAAGCTGCGGGTGGGGCATACGTTATCTTTCCAAATAAACAAGCTTTCCTGATTACCCGTAATAAAGTTTCTGAAATGACTTCTTCAGAAGTGGCCAAAGTAAATGCAGGACTACATGCAGCAGGGAGTGCAGTTGCTCAAGGAGCATCGTTGGTTGGCGGAGCATTGCCAGGTGGAGCCGTGATTTCGGCTGCCGTTTCGAAAGCTGATGGTGGAAGGCCAATCTGGGAAGTTAAAAATGTAAGCGACGGATTTCTATTACCATCAAACCTCACAGATGGGGAATATACTTTGACCATAGTGGTCGAAAAAGCAACCTCAGGATTAAAAGACACCTTAAAAACTCAGGTTCGGCTGGGAATTAAAGTAGAAGGCCGAACATATAAGGTAATTTCAGCAGGTGTTTGA
- a CDS encoding serine protease family protein: MKYSILISIFLLVAFKCAMGQNIEDPISFIQWKKVVLSNDAEFTDGKMDWGLGFLIKYKNDTIACTARDFTGTTYTRGKMLYIKDFGKEMKYWRMYVSDDPTQKVVLDTLFMKDKIEKKYSIFLYSAYFLTFSLKQKNKNLIPLEPDIRKTANKDTLYIVGYDKDHNLKIVRGIVETPLNEKYSEPEIRLQTDVFLYYSNFVGAPIVDKNGKVVGLVNRAYDLYKNTKGRIINDDKEVAGAHYEYFINGTSMRSILGKDYQK, encoded by the coding sequence ATGAAGTATTCTATTCTTATTTCTATTTTCTTGCTTGTTGCCTTTAAATGTGCCATGGGGCAGAACATTGAAGACCCTATATCTTTTATTCAATGGAAGAAAGTCGTGTTAAGTAATGATGCAGAATTTACTGACGGTAAAATGGATTGGGGTTTAGGATTTTTAATCAAATACAAGAACGATACGATTGCCTGTACCGCTCGTGATTTTACCGGAACAACTTACACAAGAGGAAAGATGTTATACATCAAAGATTTCGGTAAAGAAATGAAATATTGGAGGATGTATGTTTCTGATGATCCAACCCAGAAGGTGGTGTTAGACACATTATTCATGAAGGATAAAATAGAAAAGAAATATTCGATCTTTTTATATTCAGCCTATTTCTTGACCTTTTCATTGAAACAGAAGAACAAAAATCTAATCCCATTAGAACCAGACATAAGAAAGACAGCAAATAAGGACACACTGTATATAGTTGGTTATGACAAGGATCACAATTTAAAAATTGTCCGTGGAATTGTTGAGACACCATTAAACGAAAAATATTCAGAGCCGGAAATCCGGCTTCAAACAGATGTTTTTCTTTACTATTCTAATTTTGTAGGAGCACCTATTGTTGATAAGAACGGAAAGGTAGTCGGATTAGTTAACAGAGCCTATGACTTATATAAAAATACGAAAGGAAGGATTATTAATGATGATAAAGAAGTAGCTGGAGCACATTATGAATACTTTATTAATGGCACTTCCATGAGATCAATATTGGGAAAGGATTATCAGAAATAG
- a CDS encoding tyrosine-type recombinase/integrase, which yields MSLKGQRTTTTSMDWDQFKSLISKLERDGEYKYCLLIATGVFTGLRISDLLQLRFSQFENTDILTVQEQKTGKTRRIKINPDLKTIIERIKGRLVVVNTDQYIFLNRYGTKPIDKSWVNVELKRIFKKYGIELEGNVSSHMFRKTLGNRVLKLNNYSNESIVLLMELFGHSSVALTKRYLGIREREILDVYDSLRL from the coding sequence ATGTCACTAAAGGGTCAACGAACAACAACTACGAGCATGGATTGGGATCAATTCAAGTCACTAATCAGCAAACTTGAAAGAGATGGTGAATACAAATACTGTCTTCTTATCGCCACAGGTGTTTTCACTGGTCTTCGGATTTCCGATTTACTTCAACTTCGATTTAGCCAGTTTGAAAACACTGACATTCTAACCGTTCAGGAACAGAAAACGGGTAAGACCAGAAGAATTAAAATCAATCCTGACCTTAAAACCATCATTGAACGTATCAAAGGTAGACTGGTCGTTGTTAACACCGACCAGTACATCTTCCTGAACCGATATGGTACAAAGCCCATTGACAAGAGTTGGGTAAACGTTGAACTAAAACGGATTTTTAAGAAATACGGGATTGAACTGGAAGGAAACGTTTCCAGTCACATGTTCCGTAAGACATTGGGGAATCGTGTTTTGAAGTTGAACAACTATTCCAATGAATCCATTGTGTTGTTGATGGAGTTATTCGGTCACAGTTCGGTCGCCCTGACGAAACGATATTTGGGGATTCGGGAAAGGGAAATCCTTGATGTGTATGACAGTTTGAGGTTGTAA
- a CDS encoding S41 family peptidase: MPNKISADEKLYWLSQVWSETKYNFVNIDRLKLNLDSLYKTFIPLALATRNDYEYYQVLRKFMANLQDGHSEVSDNGQFYPYTDYIPVSLQNFNNKVYITAVRKISELDSTWVGAELIEVENIPTSKYLETNIFPYISASTEQHLWMQGISKLQNGFKDQTFKGTIRKTNGDTVKIELRRNGEATRTNNDQYWGPVINYSRNIVDLKWLDNDIALVSFNRFSPEDKAIKEFDNVADKLSKAKGVIIDLRKNGGGSTGVAWHLQKYLTKGNSFLNYSWETRTNDGVRKANGNWQKEYKDYFLNRAYRFERPDSVFVSDTLKRITCPTTILIGRFTFSAAEDFLVNIYETPNRPKLIGEETGGSTGSPLVVPGLPGGGYARICTRRICYPISEKRFVNSGVKPDIEVKQTIEDYMNKRDAVLERAIKEIENTL, from the coding sequence TTGCCAAATAAAATTTCCGCAGATGAAAAGTTGTATTGGTTGAGCCAAGTCTGGTCAGAAACAAAGTACAATTTTGTTAATATTGACCGACTTAAACTCAATTTAGATAGCCTTTATAAGACTTTTATCCCTTTGGCACTGGCAACAAGAAACGACTATGAATACTATCAGGTGTTGAGAAAGTTCATGGCAAATTTACAAGATGGTCACAGCGAGGTATCGGATAATGGACAATTTTATCCTTATACCGATTATATTCCAGTCTCCTTGCAAAACTTTAATAACAAAGTTTATATAACGGCTGTGCGTAAAATATCCGAACTAGATTCAACTTGGGTTGGTGCTGAGTTAATTGAAGTTGAGAATATTCCTACTTCAAAATATCTCGAAACAAATATATTTCCATACATATCAGCTTCGACTGAACAACATTTATGGATGCAAGGAATTTCAAAGTTGCAGAATGGCTTCAAAGATCAAACGTTCAAAGGAACAATTAGAAAAACCAATGGTGATACTGTTAAAATTGAACTTCGGCGCAATGGCGAGGCTACTCGCACCAATAATGATCAATATTGGGGTCCGGTAATAAATTACTCGCGGAACATTGTTGATCTAAAATGGTTGGATAATGACATTGCATTGGTGAGTTTCAATCGATTTTCGCCAGAGGATAAAGCGATCAAAGAATTTGACAATGTCGCTGATAAGTTATCTAAAGCAAAAGGGGTAATTATTGACCTTCGTAAAAATGGTGGCGGATCCACCGGTGTAGCTTGGCATTTGCAAAAATATCTGACAAAGGGGAATTCTTTTCTCAACTATTCTTGGGAGACAAGAACAAATGATGGTGTAAGAAAAGCAAATGGAAATTGGCAAAAGGAATATAAAGATTACTTTTTAAATCGTGCATATCGTTTCGAGAGACCTGATTCCGTATTTGTATCAGATACACTAAAAAGGATCACTTGTCCAACGACTATATTAATTGGACGATTTACTTTTTCTGCGGCAGAAGATTTTTTAGTTAATATCTATGAAACGCCCAACAGACCAAAATTGATTGGTGAAGAAACCGGAGGCTCAACAGGTTCGCCATTAGTGGTACCTGGATTACCAGGAGGAGGATATGCAAGAATTTGTACCAGACGCATTTGCTATCCGATAAGCGAAAAAAGATTTGTAAACAGTGGTGTTAAGCCAGACATTGAAGTAAAACAAACGATTGAAGATTACATGAATAAAAGAGATGCAGTTCTGGAACGTGCGATTAAAGAAATTGAAAACACCCTATAA